The following proteins come from a genomic window of Nitrososphaerota archaeon:
- a CDS encoding Hsp20/alpha crystallin family protein has product MKNKDINDITSIIITIIGLIIIGIIAIFLIRFQRGLLGIMLTILTIVLLIFWLKEIQKTIKEGISQFSLKTKWIYDIIDYGTEMTIIAEVPGPENKIKVGLINHNLKIIGGRGFKKIIKLPEEVEIIEKFYRNGILQVKLRKKSKY; this is encoded by the coding sequence ATGAAAAATAAAGATATTAATGACATAACTTCCATTATAATTACAATAATAGGTTTAATTATTATAGGAATAATAGCAATATTTTTAATTCGTTTTCAAAGAGGTTTATTAGGAATAATGCTTACTATATTAACTATAGTATTACTTATATTTTGGTTAAAAGAAATTCAAAAAACAATTAAAGAAGGAATATCACAATTCTCTCTTAAAACTAAGTGGATCTATGATATTATTGATTATGGAACAGAAATGACTATAATAGCAGAAGTACCAGGCCCTGAAAACAAAATAAAAGTAGGTCTCATTAATCATAATTTGAAGATTATAGGAGGGAGAGGTTTTAAGAAAATTATTAAGCTTCCAGAAGAAGTTGAGATTATAGAAAAATTTTATCGTAATGGAATACTACAAGTAAAACTAAGAAAGAAAAGTAAGTATTAA
- a CDS encoding arginine decarboxylase, pyruvoyl-dependent, whose amino-acid sequence MIPKYMFFTRGVGKHKDYLHSFELALRDAGIEKCNIVYVSSIFPPECKIISREEGIKMLKPGQITFCVMSKNSTNEPHRLISSAIGLALPIGNKGYGYISEHHAFGETEKKSEAYAEYLAATMLATTLGLTEEQIEIIEKGDTYEIKSKYIKTKGICQSAIGDKDGKWTTTIAAAVFIIE is encoded by the coding sequence ATGATACCAAAATATATGTTTTTTACTAGAGGTGTTGGAAAACATAAAGACTATTTGCATAGTTTTGAGTTAGCTTTAAGAGATGCAGGAATTGAAAAATGCAATATAGTATATGTTTCAAGTATTTTTCCACCAGAATGTAAGATAATTTCTAGAGAAGAGGGTATTAAAATGCTTAAGCCTGGACAAATAACTTTTTGTGTAATGTCAAAAAATTCTACAAATGAGCCGCATAGATTAATTAGCTCCGCTATAGGATTAGCTCTTCCAATAGGAAATAAGGGTTATGGATATATAAGTGAGCATCATGCTTTTGGAGAAACTGAAAAGAAAAGTGAAGCTTATGCAGAATATCTTGCAGCTACAATGCTAGCTACAACTCTTGGATTAACAGAAGAACAAATAGAAATAATAGAAAAAGGGGATACATATGAAATAAAAAGTAAATATATTAAAACTAAAGGTATTTGTCAATCTGCTATAGGAG